One segment of Candidatus Falkowbacteria bacterium DNA contains the following:
- a CDS encoding prepilin-type N-terminal cleavage/methylation domain-containing protein, translated as MLQNKKLQFGFTLIELLVVIAIIGVLSTMAIIALGNARAKARDSKRVADIKQISTALELYYSDYNTYPTIITPGNSLTSPDGTKVYMSTIPNNPTPRNDGNCGNVDYSYQSSLTGTNYSLGSCLGSGSGNMSAGAFFTSNNSGPLAQATVIDIDGNTYNTVQIGTQCWMKENLRNKSKPDRTCINSGSQPCSDASVADNGLGRACYNNIESNCLVYGALYRWTAAMDNSIIVGAQGICPNGWHIPTNSEWTILENYLWDGTGACSYPRITWECNSAGIKLKPGGSSNFQGILSGTRGNDGITFLAPGTSYGVYTVSERPYGGTAYYFYLNAAQTTTWRYQDGATNNVSVRCIKN; from the coding sequence ATGCTACAAAATAAAAAATTACAATTTGGTTTCACTTTAATTGAGCTACTCGTAGTAATAGCAATTATTGGCGTACTCTCTACCATGGCTATAATAGCTCTTGGTAATGCTAGAGCTAAAGCTAGAGATAGTAAAAGAGTGGCTGATATAAAACAAATATCTACAGCATTAGAGCTATATTATAGTGACTACAATACCTACCCTACTATTATCACCCCGGGTAATAGCCTAACATCACCAGACGGTACTAAAGTGTATATGTCTACCATACCTAATAACCCTACACCTAGAAATGACGGTAACTGCGGTAACGTAGATTATAGTTATCAATCTTCTTTAACTGGCACAAACTATAGCTTAGGCTCTTGTCTTGGTTCTGGCTCTGGCAACATGAGCGCTGGTGCTTTCTTCACTAGTAATAACAGTGGTCCTTTAGCTCAAGCAACTGTTATAGATATAGACGGCAACACTTACAATACCGTGCAGATTGGTACACAATGTTGGATGAAAGAAAATTTGAGAAACAAAAGTAAACCGGATAGAACTTGTATCAATAGTGGTAGTCAACCCTGTTCTGATGCTTCAGTAGCTGACAATGGTCTGGGTAGAGCTTGCTATAATAATATTGAATCAAATTGTCTCGTTTACGGAGCTCTTTATAGGTGGACGGCGGCAATGGATAATTCAATTATTGTTGGTGCTCAAGGTATTTGTCCTAATGGTTGGCACATTCCGACCAATAGTGAATGGACTATTTTAGAAAATTATTTATGGGACGGAACTGGCGCTTGTTCTTATCCTCGTATAACATGGGAATGTAACTCTGCTGGTATAAAATTAAAGCCAGGTGGTTCAAGCAATTTCCAAGGGATTCTTTCTGGCACTCGTGGCAATGACGGTATAACTTTTCTTGCGCCTGGTACTTCTTATGGTGTCTATACTGTTTCGGAACGTCCTTATGGTGGCACCGCTTATTACTTTTATTTGAATGCAGCTCAAACAACAACTTGGAGATATCAAGACGGAGCTACTAATAATGTGTCGGTACGTTGTATCAAAAATTAA
- a CDS encoding DUF5663 domain-containing protein: MLYCVDKAMDPLQNQTELANYLAESLINESIKDSMDEPSFESFKQDLVDKINREISQTIFDNLTDDQLEQLEELLEEGDGAGTSEFLRLAIPDLRRLILEKIVNLKEEINF; encoded by the coding sequence ATGTTATACTGTGTGGATAAAGCTATGGACCCTCTACAAAATCAAACTGAACTTGCTAATTATTTAGCCGAATCATTAATCAACGAATCAATTAAAGACTCAATGGATGAGCCTAGTTTTGAATCGTTTAAGCAAGACTTGGTTGATAAGATTAACCGTGAAATTAGTCAGACTATATTTGATAATTTAACCGATGATCAGCTAGAGCAGTTGGAAGAGCTTTTAGAAGAAGGTGACGGCGCAGGTACAAGTGAATTCTTGCGTTTAGCAATTCCTGATTTGCGTCGTCTGATCTTAGAGAAAATTGTTAACTTAAAAGAAGAAATTAATTTTTAA
- the eno gene encoding phosphopyruvate hydratase, translating into MKISSIVAREILDSRGNPTVSTTITLESGLSVSAAVPSGASTGQYEAVELRDGKERYAGQGVLHAVKNVNETLAPALIGKEVEHQAEIDQLMIDLDGTPNKAKIGANAILSVSLACARAAATELKMPLYRYLRQIGDFGPLPIMPVPLMNIINGGRHADWATDIQEYMVLPIGAASFSEALRMGTEIYHALKKIISETGLAMVGDEGGFVPVSENNETPFKLITQAIEQTGYELGKDVVFGIDAAASEWYKNGQYHLKKEGTRDAAKLVEWYADLTKRYKLVSIEDPFGDDDWQSFSNLTSSLGKNTQIIGDDLYVTNVSRLERGIQVKASNAILVKLNQIGTLTETIATINLAQRNNMKVIISHRSGETSDDFIADLAVACGAGQIKTGAPARGERVAKYNRLLEIEAELGANAKYSSL; encoded by the coding sequence ATGAAGATTTCATCTATTGTCGCCCGAGAGATTTTGGATAGCCGCGGTAATCCAACCGTTAGTACAACTATTACTCTTGAGTCCGGACTTAGCGTAAGTGCGGCTGTGCCCTCAGGCGCTTCGACTGGTCAGTATGAAGCAGTCGAATTAAGAGACGGTAAAGAAAGATATGCTGGTCAAGGCGTGCTTCATGCAGTAAAAAATGTTAATGAGACCCTGGCTCCAGCTTTGATTGGCAAAGAGGTTGAGCATCAGGCTGAGATTGATCAACTAATGATTGATTTAGATGGTACTCCTAATAAGGCTAAAATCGGAGCTAACGCTATTCTGTCCGTGTCTTTGGCCTGCGCTAGAGCTGCTGCTACAGAGCTTAAAATGCCTTTATACCGTTATTTGCGTCAGATAGGTGACTTTGGACCTTTGCCAATTATGCCTGTGCCCTTGATGAATATAATCAATGGTGGACGTCACGCTGATTGGGCAACCGATATTCAAGAATATATGGTTCTGCCGATCGGCGCCGCTTCTTTTAGTGAAGCTTTGCGTATGGGTACAGAAATCTATCATGCTTTGAAAAAAATTATTTCAGAAACCGGTTTAGCCATGGTTGGTGATGAAGGTGGTTTTGTGCCAGTGTCTGAAAATAATGAAACACCGTTTAAATTGATTACTCAAGCCATAGAACAGACCGGTTATGAATTAGGTAAAGATGTTGTCTTTGGAATTGATGCGGCTGCCTCTGAGTGGTACAAGAATGGTCAGTATCATCTTAAGAAAGAGGGAACCCGTGATGCTGCAAAATTAGTTGAATGGTACGCTGATTTAACTAAGCGCTATAAATTAGTTTCAATCGAAGATCCTTTTGGTGATGATGATTGGCAGTCTTTTAGTAATTTAACCAGTTCACTAGGTAAGAATACTCAAATTATTGGTGATGATTTGTATGTAACCAATGTAAGTCGCTTAGAAAGAGGAATTCAAGTCAAAGCTAGTAATGCTATCTTAGTTAAGCTTAATCAAATTGGAACTTTGACTGAAACTATTGCCACAATTAATTTAGCACAAAGAAATAACATGAAAGTTATTATCTCGCACCGCTCTGGCGAAACTAGTGATGACTTTATTGCTGATTTGGCCGTTGCCTGCGGCGCTGGTCAAATTAAAACTGGAGCTCCTGCGCGCGGCGAAAGAGTCGCTAAGTATAATCGCTTGTTAGAAATTGAAGCTGAGCTCGGAGCAAATGCTAAGTATAGTAGTCTTTAG
- a CDS encoding prepilin-type N-terminal cleavage/methylation domain-containing protein, with the protein MKNKKFGFTLIELLVVIAIIGVLSTMAIIALSNARAKARDSKRVADIKQISTALELYYSDYNYYPTIITPGSSLTSPDGTKVYMAAIPNNPTPRNDSGCGDNNYTYASTSDNTNYSLNFCLGNPVSSTPSGINSASSSGMGTVPGLIGWWKMDEGTGTTTADSSGNGNIGTLTNGPVWQDPANCKVGSCLSFDGINDYVNATGNVNALNTQSAITVSYWAKLRSCNGPGGGPHPGIVGRSGIFIERISEGCSSSTHYFYGDVSMRALNGSVATLNSWYFFVHTYDKSGPIQRLYINSNLVGTDTGNVGNLYTAANPLLIGISYASSYADALIDDVRLYNRALSATEVLALYNATK; encoded by the coding sequence ATGAAAAATAAAAAATTTGGTTTTACTCTTATTGAGCTACTCGTAGTAATAGCAATTATTGGCGTACTTTCTACCATGGCTATAATCGCTCTAAGTAATGCTAGAGCTAAGGCTAGAGATAGTAAGAGAGTAGCTGATATAAAGCAAATATCTACTGCATTGGAATTATATTATTCTGACTACAATTATTACCCAACTATAATCACGCCAGGTAGTAGTCTAACATCTCCTGATGGCACTAAGGTTTACATGGCTGCTATTCCTAATAACCCTACACCTAGAAATGACTCAGGGTGCGGTGATAATAATTATACCTACGCTTCTACTTCAGATAATACTAATTATAGTCTCAATTTTTGTTTGGGTAATCCAGTTAGCTCAACTCCGTCTGGCATTAATTCGGCTTCTAGCTCTGGCATGGGAACTGTTCCTGGTTTAATTGGCTGGTGGAAAATGGATGAGGGGACTGGTACGACTACAGCTGATTCATCAGGTAATGGAAATATAGGAACTTTAACTAACGGTCCAGTTTGGCAAGATCCGGCTAATTGTAAAGTCGGCAGTTGCTTAAGTTTTGACGGAATTAATGATTACGTAAATGCAACTGGAAATGTGAATGCTTTAAATACGCAATCTGCTATAACGGTTTCATATTGGGCAAAACTAAGAAGTTGTAATGGTCCTGGTGGCGGACCTCATCCTGGTATTGTTGGTAGAAGTGGTATTTTTATAGAACGTATATCAGAAGGTTGTTCTAGTTCAACTCATTATTTTTATGGAGATGTTTCAATGCGAGCTTTAAATGGATCTGTGGCTACTTTAAATTCTTGGTATTTTTTTGTTCATACGTATGATAAAAGCGGGCCAATACAAAGACTCTATATAAATAGCAATCTTGTTGGTACGGACACTGGAAATGTGGGAAATCTTTATACAGCCGCAAACCCTCTGCTTATTGGTATAAGCTACGCTTCTTCTTATGCAGATGCTTTAATTGATGACGTTCGTCTTTATAATCGAGCTTTATCCGCCACAGAAGTATTAGCTTTATACAATGCTACAAAATAA
- a CDS encoding prepilin-type N-terminal cleavage/methylation domain-containing protein, translated as MILANNKKAFTLIELLVVIAIIGVLSTMAIIALGNARTKARDAKRVADIKQISTALELYYADNNSYPTIITPGNSLVSPSGSITYMGTIPSNPNPRNDGTCSTNDYSYSSNSNNSFFSISTCLGSGSNGINAGVVSYSPEGNFNCGQKISDADSSQYDTVQIGSQCWMKQNLNTGTMVNSNTTGSTHSDQTNDSVIEKYCYSNTASNCVSYGALYEWHEALALPVACDSTTCISQISTVHKGICPNGWHVPSDSEVKTMEMYLGMNQTEADTVGLRGTHNEGTQLKVGGTSGFEAIKAGSRDSAGSFTGVSNYAYFWQTNQSVNAPTTLSWARGFNTNWTTVYRDTLPKPSGFPLRCLKN; from the coding sequence ATGATTTTAGCTAATAACAAAAAAGCTTTCACCTTAATCGAACTACTCGTAGTAATAGCAATTATTGGTGTACTCTCTACCATGGCCATAATAGCTCTAGGTAATGCACGTACTAAAGCTAGAGATGCTAAAAGAGTTGCTGACATAAAACAGATAAGTACTGCGCTGGAATTATATTACGCCGATAATAATAGCTATCCTACTATTATTACTCCTGGTAACAGTTTAGTTTCACCATCCGGCTCTATTACCTACATGGGAACTATTCCGTCTAACCCAAATCCTAGAAATGATGGAACTTGTTCGACTAATGATTATAGCTATTCATCTAATTCTAACAATTCTTTTTTCTCTATTTCAACATGCTTAGGTTCTGGCTCTAATGGTATTAATGCTGGCGTTGTTTCTTATTCTCCCGAAGGAAACTTTAACTGTGGTCAAAAAATATCTGACGCTGACTCTAGCCAATATGACACTGTACAGATTGGTTCGCAATGTTGGATGAAACAAAATCTTAATACCGGAACGATGGTTAATAGTAATACTACTGGCTCAACTCATTCCGACCAAACTAATGATTCTGTTATTGAAAAATATTGTTATAGCAATACTGCTTCAAATTGCGTTAGTTATGGAGCGTTATATGAATGGCATGAAGCGTTGGCTTTGCCTGTTGCTTGTGACAGTACTACCTGTATTTCTCAGATAAGTACGGTGCATAAAGGTATTTGTCCTAACGGCTGGCATGTGCCAAGTGACAGCGAAGTTAAGACCATGGAAATGTATCTGGGCATGAATCAAACAGAAGCTGATACAGTTGGTTTGCGAGGGACTCATAATGAAGGCACGCAGTTAAAAGTTGGCGGGACTTCGGGCTTTGAGGCAATTAAAGCAGGCTCACGTGATAGTGCAGGAAGTTTTACGGGCGTGTCTAACTATGCATATTTTTGGCAAACTAACCAAAGTGTAAATGCTCCAACTACGCTTAGTTGGGCTAGGGGATTTAACACTAACTGGACCACTGTCTATCGTGACACTTTACCTAAGCCATCTGGGTTTCCGCTTCGATGTCTTAAAAATTAA
- a CDS encoding FeoB-associated Cys-rich membrane protein produces the protein MKYIFSTIFLSFALLLAVLPAQAAKLILKTDLETIQKNGGGKIEILLDSPDEKVNALGGELFVSSGQATLSDINDGQSIISAWLDQPVISNNGSLVFSGIIPGGFSGLYAANTPSVLPGLVLSFNIKSQAKGNVTLSFKNVQAYANQGESVKIITEPETLAINFDHLAENVNYQADDKVAPTDIDFSIIKMPDTKLGWVAIFSAQDSGSGIDHYEIQESLLSKPENDDWRKATSPVALQDQSRNKYVFIKAVDRSGNQKIVSLPPEPNTLNNLYYLAAGLIIILVTAAFVIYRFIKNKK, from the coding sequence ATGAAATACATTTTTTCTACAATATTTTTAAGTTTCGCCTTACTCCTAGCAGTTTTACCAGCTCAGGCAGCTAAGCTTATATTAAAAACTGATCTTGAAACTATTCAAAAAAATGGTGGCGGTAAAATTGAAATTTTACTAGACTCACCAGACGAAAAAGTTAATGCTTTGGGTGGAGAATTATTCGTTTCATCTGGTCAGGCTACACTATCGGATATTAATGATGGGCAATCAATTATTTCAGCTTGGCTGGATCAGCCAGTTATTTCTAATAATGGTTCATTGGTTTTTTCAGGCATTATTCCTGGTGGATTCTCAGGCTTATATGCTGCTAACACGCCGAGCGTTTTACCCGGTTTAGTTTTGTCATTTAATATAAAATCGCAAGCCAAAGGCAATGTTACTTTATCATTTAAGAATGTACAGGCTTATGCCAATCAAGGTGAGTCTGTAAAGATTATTACCGAGCCAGAAACTCTAGCAATAAATTTTGATCACTTAGCTGAAAATGTAAATTATCAGGCAGATGATAAAGTAGCGCCAACTGATATTGATTTTAGTATTATTAAGATGCCTGACACTAAGCTTGGGTGGGTGGCTATTTTTTCAGCACAAGATAGTGGTTCAGGTATTGATCATTATGAAATTCAAGAGTCATTGTTGAGTAAGCCTGAGAATGATGACTGGAGGAAAGCTACTAGTCCTGTTGCCTTGCAAGATCAGTCGCGAAACAAATATGTTTTTATAAAAGCCGTTGACCGAAGTGGCAACCAAAAAATTGTTTCTTTGCCTCCTGAGCCTAATACTTTAAATAATCTGTATTACTTGGCGGCCGGCCTCATTATTATATTAGTCACAGCTGCTTTCGTAATATACCGTTTTATAAAAAATAAAAAATGA
- a CDS encoding ABC transporter ATP-binding protein — MTLILNYLKKYKKRLALILGLATINQVFSLLDPQFFRLIIDNYIGHVKELSSSAFISGVALLLLGSVTAALFSRIAKNFQDYYANYLTKTIGTTLYSKAIEHSMSLPYSVFEDQKSGEILQKIQKARIDNETIITSSINILFVSIIGLLFVLIYALTVHWSIFLMFFLLLPTLGGLTFFISKKIKQAQQNIVMRMGSLAGSTTETLRNVELVKSLGLEKQETDRLNEVNLQILGLELTKIKLIRKLSFIQGTLINLCRSGILFLMFWLIFKETISVGQFMSLLFYSFFIFNPLYQLSDVASQYQEAKASNEVLDKILKMPPEKTEGRTKELSKIQTLAFENLDFKYGSEAKPALANINLTIKAGQTVAFVGPSGAGKTSLIKLLLGLYQPSKGSIKINQENLFDFNPITFKQKISYVSQDTQLFAGTIKDNLLFVKPIASDKDCLEALEQAAALSIISRGTDGLDTKIGEGGLKLSGGEKQRLAIARALLRQPDLIIFDEATSSLDSITEHEITETIKAITKAKPELITILIAHRLSTIMHADEIYVLEKGSISESGSHENLLKEPGLYNALWRQQKGEENQLLVDSN; from the coding sequence ATGACCTTAATTCTAAATTATCTAAAAAAATATAAGAAAAGATTAGCGCTCATCCTTGGATTAGCCACAATCAACCAAGTCTTCTCTTTACTAGACCCACAGTTTTTTCGTTTAATCATCGATAACTATATTGGCCATGTAAAAGAGCTTAGTTCTTCTGCTTTTATTAGTGGGGTTGCACTTTTATTACTTGGTTCAGTCACAGCCGCGCTTTTTTCTCGCATTGCTAAGAATTTTCAAGACTACTACGCAAATTATCTAACCAAAACCATTGGCACAACTTTATATTCAAAAGCCATTGAACATTCCATGAGTCTTCCCTACTCTGTGTTTGAAGATCAAAAGTCCGGCGAGATTCTACAAAAGATTCAAAAGGCTAGAATTGATAATGAAACTATCATTACTAGTTCAATTAACATTTTATTTGTTTCAATCATTGGTCTATTGTTTGTGTTAATTTACGCCTTAACCGTCCACTGGTCGATCTTCTTGATGTTCTTTTTGTTATTGCCAACGCTTGGTGGTTTAACTTTCTTTATCAGTAAAAAAATAAAACAAGCTCAGCAAAATATTGTTATGCGCATGGGCTCTCTAGCTGGTTCAACTACTGAAACTTTGCGTAACGTTGAATTAGTTAAAAGTCTTGGCTTAGAAAAACAAGAGACCGATCGTCTGAACGAAGTTAACTTACAAATTCTTGGTCTAGAATTAACTAAGATAAAATTAATTAGAAAGTTAAGCTTTATTCAAGGAACTTTAATCAACCTTTGCCGCTCAGGAATTTTATTCCTTATGTTTTGGTTAATTTTTAAAGAGACTATCTCAGTAGGACAATTCATGAGTTTACTTTTCTATTCTTTCTTTATTTTCAACCCACTCTATCAATTAAGTGACGTAGCCTCCCAATATCAAGAAGCCAAAGCCAGCAACGAAGTTTTAGATAAGATTCTTAAAATGCCACCAGAAAAAACCGAAGGCAGAACTAAGGAACTTAGTAAAATACAAACCTTGGCTTTTGAAAACCTAGATTTTAAATATGGATCTGAAGCAAAGCCAGCTCTAGCTAATATTAATTTAACTATTAAAGCCGGACAAACCGTGGCCTTTGTTGGACCATCAGGTGCTGGTAAAACCAGTTTAATAAAATTACTACTCGGACTATATCAACCAAGTAAAGGCTCAATAAAAATTAACCAAGAAAATCTTTTTGATTTTAATCCAATTACTTTTAAACAAAAAATTAGTTATGTATCACAGGATACACAACTTTTTGCCGGTACAATTAAAGATAACTTATTATTTGTAAAACCTATTGCCTCAGATAAAGATTGTTTAGAAGCTTTAGAGCAAGCGGCGGCCTTGAGTATTATTAGCCGCGGCACTGATGGCCTTGATACTAAAATCGGCGAAGGTGGTCTTAAATTATCAGGCGGCGAAAAACAGCGTTTAGCAATTGCTCGCGCCTTATTAAGACAACCTGACTTAATAATTTTTGATGAAGCGACTTCTAGCTTAGATAGCATCACTGAACATGAAATAACAGAAACAATCAAAGCTATTACTAAAGCCAAACCTGAGCTAATCACTATTTTAATTGCTCATCGTTTATCCACTATTATGCATGCTGATGAGATTTATGTGCTTGAAAAAGGCTCAATCTCTGAATCTGGTAGCCATGAAAACCTCTTAAAAGAGCCAGGGCTTTACAATGCCTTGTGGCGCCAGCAAAAAGGCGAAGAGAACCAGTTGTTAGTTGATAGTAATTAG
- a CDS encoding histidine phosphatase family protein, protein MKMILVRHGQSNYNLKDLCNGLPSKKVYLTPLGKKQASEVALKLAKKKIDVIYISKLFRSEQTAKIINRYHKVKMIADKRLNDRLMGEFENKSAALFYAWRDKSKEPWAIAPKGGESYIDLEKRVKLFLNDLIAKDYKTVLVVSHLTVIAVIQGYFKRLSNRTIDRLNEKDIPNCKVVIVDLPKKAIKI, encoded by the coding sequence ATGAAAATGATTCTAGTACGCCATGGGCAAAGTAATTATAATCTTAAAGATCTTTGTAATGGCTTGCCAAGCAAAAAGGTGTACCTAACCCCACTAGGCAAAAAACAGGCAAGCGAGGTAGCGTTAAAATTGGCTAAGAAAAAAATTGATGTAATTTATATTTCTAAGCTTTTTCGTTCCGAACAAACCGCTAAAATAATCAACCGCTATCATAAAGTAAAAATGATAGCTGATAAAAGATTGAATGATAGGTTGATGGGGGAGTTTGAAAATAAAAGCGCGGCTTTATTTTATGCTTGGCGAGACAAAAGCAAAGAGCCGTGGGCGATCGCACCCAAAGGAGGCGAGTCTTATATTGATTTAGAAAAAAGGGTTAAATTATTTTTAAATGATTTAATCGCCAAAGATTATAAAACAGTTTTAGTTGTTTCGCATTTAACAGTTATTGCGGTAATTCAAGGATATTTTAAACGTCTAAGTAATAGAACGATTGATCGTTTGAATGAAAAGGATATTCCAAATTGTAAAGTCGTAATAGTTGATTTGCCTAAGAAGGCAATTAAGATTTAG
- the metG gene encoding methionine--tRNA ligase codes for MLKKKVFIGVAWPYVNGNLHLGHLAGYLLPADIFARFNRLIGNDVLMVSGSDCFGTPIALEADKRKLAPATVVEEYHTKNVDLFNHLNLSFDIYTKTDNPVHKEVVQDVFVTLVKKGFIYKDSSEQYYSESENKFLPDRYVEGTCPRCGFAEARGDQCDNCDSLLAQGELKNPISKLTKAPVTIKSSEHYFFAWAKLEDFLKDYLKNYSGAWREWIKNEATRWLNEGLKSRAITRDLDWGIEIPIDRLAPDEIIEGAGQKRIYVWFEAVIGYLSASIQYSREHNNESWKDFWYNQEAGHYYFMGKDNLVFHTLFWPGQLHSYDEKLNLPNFPAINQFLTLNNRGFSKSRGITIDPRKISDSFGLDVVRFYLTLIMPENSDSDFTWSDFIVKTNNLLIANLGNLINRTLKLAEGLDFSMMTNKDVMEIVKLYLKKMELGKKLISNCQFRDYAENILALSAEGNLYLSKETPWKIKDDANKYLEIMFTPMAIIVALATMIKPIAPEAADKLEKMLGLEVADWPDEETIFELIKKIRINNIEPLFKKIEADAEAENFNEKYA; via the coding sequence ATGTTAAAGAAGAAAGTATTTATCGGTGTAGCCTGGCCTTATGTTAACGGCAATCTACACTTAGGCCATTTGGCTGGTTATTTATTACCAGCTGATATTTTTGCGCGCTTTAATCGTTTAATTGGTAATGATGTTTTAATGGTTAGTGGATCTGATTGCTTCGGTACGCCAATTGCTTTAGAAGCTGATAAGCGCAAATTAGCGCCAGCCACAGTCGTGGAAGAATATCACACTAAAAACGTTGATTTATTTAATCACCTTAATCTTAGTTTTGATATTTATACCAAAACCGACAACCCAGTTCACAAAGAAGTTGTGCAGGATGTTTTTGTGACTTTAGTTAAAAAAGGTTTTATCTACAAAGATAGCTCTGAACAATATTATTCTGAGAGCGAAAATAAATTTTTACCTGATCGTTATGTTGAAGGAACTTGTCCACGTTGTGGTTTTGCTGAAGCTAGAGGTGACCAATGCGATAATTGCGATTCCCTCTTAGCGCAAGGTGAATTAAAGAATCCAATTAGCAAATTAACCAAAGCGCCGGTTACAATTAAATCTAGTGAACACTATTTCTTTGCCTGGGCAAAGCTAGAAGATTTCCTAAAAGATTATCTTAAAAATTATAGTGGCGCTTGGCGCGAATGGATTAAAAACGAAGCAACGCGCTGGCTGAACGAAGGTTTAAAAAGCCGGGCTATTACACGCGACCTTGATTGGGGTATTGAAATCCCGATTGATCGTTTAGCACCCGATGAAATAATTGAAGGAGCTGGACAAAAAAGAATCTATGTTTGGTTTGAAGCGGTTATTGGTTATCTCTCAGCTTCTATTCAATATTCACGAGAACATAATAATGAATCATGGAAAGATTTTTGGTACAATCAAGAAGCTGGTCATTATTATTTCATGGGTAAAGACAACTTAGTTTTCCACACACTTTTTTGGCCAGGCCAGCTTCATAGCTATGACGAAAAACTAAATCTACCCAACTTCCCCGCCATTAACCAATTTCTAACTTTAAACAATCGAGGTTTTTCTAAGAGCCGCGGTATAACAATTGATCCAAGAAAAATTTCCGACAGTTTCGGCCTAGATGTAGTTCGCTTCTATTTAACCTTAATCATGCCGGAAAACTCTGACAGTGATTTTACTTGGTCAGATTTTATTGTTAAAACCAACAACCTACTTATTGCTAACCTAGGAAATCTTATTAATAGAACCTTGAAATTAGCAGAAGGCTTAGATTTTTCAATGATGACCAACAAAGATGTTATGGAAATAGTAAAGCTTTATCTTAAGAAGATGGAACTTGGCAAAAAACTAATTAGCAACTGCCAATTTAGAGATTACGCTGAAAACATACTGGCCTTATCAGCCGAAGGCAACTTATATCTTTCTAAAGAAACTCCTTGGAAAATAAAAGATGATGCTAATAAATATCTAGAAATAATGTTTACTCCTATGGCCATTATTGTTGCTTTAGCAACCATGATTAAACCGATTGCTCCTGAGGCGGCCGATAAATTAGAAAAAATGCTTGGCCTAGAAGTAGCTGATTGGCCAGATGAAGAAACTATCTTTGAGTTGATTAAGAAAATAAGAATAAACAATATAGAACCACTCTTTAAGAAAATCGAAGCCGACGCAGAGGCAGAAAACTTTAACGAAAAATACGCCTAA